A single window of Paenibacillus sp. FSL H8-0537 DNA harbors:
- a CDS encoding polyketide synthase, protein MTNPVVECREIEKGIVQVTLQDREQKNTFTEGLVSGLIEAFEKIAANERCKAVILTGYGNYFCSGGTMEGLLAIHEGRGRFTDANVYALALECKVPVIAAMQGHAIGGGFVVGLFADFVILSRESVYTTNFMRFGFTPGMGATYIVPKKLGFSLGEEMLMSANNYRGADLEKRGVPFPVVPREDVINRALQLARQLAEKPRVSLITLKDHLVRPIREELPRVIEQEMAMHDKTFHEPEVKDRIISLFGN, encoded by the coding sequence ATGACGAATCCAGTGGTGGAATGCAGAGAGATCGAGAAGGGGATCGTGCAAGTGACCTTGCAGGATCGGGAACAGAAGAACACCTTTACCGAAGGGCTAGTGAGCGGCCTGATCGAAGCGTTCGAGAAGATCGCCGCGAATGAACGCTGCAAGGCGGTCATCCTCACTGGCTATGGCAATTATTTTTGCTCCGGCGGCACGATGGAAGGGCTGCTGGCGATTCATGAAGGAAGAGGCCGATTCACCGATGCGAACGTCTACGCGCTCGCCTTGGAGTGCAAGGTTCCGGTGATCGCCGCGATGCAAGGGCACGCGATCGGCGGCGGGTTTGTCGTCGGGCTGTTTGCCGACTTTGTGATCTTGAGCCGTGAGAGCGTGTACACGACCAATTTTATGCGATTTGGATTCACACCCGGTATGGGAGCTACTTACATCGTGCCGAAGAAGTTAGGCTTCTCCCTCGGAGAAGAGATGCTAATGAGCGCCAACAATTACAGAGGCGCCGATTTGGAAAAAAGGGGCGTGCCGTTCCCCGTCGTTCCGCGTGAAGACGTGATAAACCGGGCGCTGCAGCTGGCGCGCCAACTGGCAGAAAAACCGAGAGTGTCGCTGATCACCTTAAAGGACCATCTGGTCCGGCCGATTCGGGAGGAACTGCCTCGCGTGATCGAGCAAGAGATGGCCATGCATGACAAGACATTCCATGAACCGGAAGTGAAAGACAGAATCATCTCCCTGTTCGGAAATTAA
- a CDS encoding hydroxymethylglutaryl-CoA synthase family protein — protein sequence MVAVGIEAMNVFGGTAYLDVMDLARHRNLDIPRFENLLMKQKAVALPFEDPVTFAVNAAKPVVDALSEEEKNRIELLITCTESGIDFGKSLSTYVHHQLGLSRTCRLFEIKQACYSGTAGFQMAINFILSQVSPGAKALVVATDISRFLAVEGGDALSEDWSFAEPSGGAGAVALLVSDKPHVFQVDVGANGYYGYEVMDTCRPVADSEAGDADLSLLSYLDCCENAFLEYQHRVADVDYRVTFQYLSFHTPFGGMVKGAHRTMMRKIAKVKGPEIEADFQQRVVPGLTYCQRVGNIMGATVLLSLASTIDNGQFEGNKRIGIFSYGSGCCSEFYSGVVTPRSQEVLRGFKLQEQLNNRYRLSMDEYEKVLHSSSTVKFGTRNVKLDLNLIPGALASGQAGQRLYLEEISEFHREYRWC from the coding sequence ATGGTTGCCGTCGGTATCGAAGCGATGAATGTGTTCGGGGGGACCGCGTATCTCGATGTCATGGATCTGGCCAGACATCGAAACCTGGACATCCCCAGATTTGAAAATTTGCTGATGAAGCAAAAGGCGGTCGCCTTGCCGTTTGAAGACCCGGTGACATTTGCAGTCAACGCGGCTAAGCCGGTGGTCGATGCGCTGTCCGAGGAAGAAAAAAACCGCATCGAACTGCTGATTACCTGCACGGAATCCGGGATCGATTTCGGCAAGTCGCTCAGCACCTACGTGCATCATCAACTGGGACTGAGCCGTACCTGCCGCCTGTTCGAGATCAAGCAAGCCTGCTATTCAGGCACCGCCGGATTCCAGATGGCGATCAACTTCATTCTCTCCCAAGTCTCGCCCGGAGCAAAAGCGCTCGTCGTCGCCACGGACATCTCCCGGTTCCTGGCCGTCGAAGGCGGAGATGCGCTCAGCGAAGACTGGTCGTTCGCCGAACCGAGCGGCGGCGCAGGCGCGGTGGCGCTTCTGGTCAGCGACAAGCCGCACGTGTTCCAAGTCGATGTCGGAGCCAACGGATATTACGGCTACGAGGTGATGGACACCTGCCGCCCGGTGGCCGACAGCGAAGCGGGCGACGCGGACCTCTCCCTGCTCTCGTATCTGGATTGCTGCGAGAATGCGTTCCTGGAATACCAGCACCGCGTCGCCGATGTCGATTACCGCGTCACGTTCCAGTACCTGTCCTTCCACACGCCGTTTGGCGGCATGGTCAAAGGCGCGCACCGCACGATGATGCGCAAGATCGCCAAGGTCAAAGGCCCGGAGATCGAAGCCGATTTCCAACAGCGCGTGGTGCCGGGTCTGACCTACTGCCAGCGGGTGGGCAACATCATGGGGGCCACCGTTCTGCTCTCCTTGGCGAGCACGATCGACAACGGGCAGTTTGAAGGGAACAAGCGCATCGGGATCTTCTCCTATGGCTCGGGCTGCTGCTCCGAATTTTACAGCGGCGTCGTCACTCCTCGCAGTCAAGAAGTGCTGCGCGGCTTCAAGCTTCAAGAGCAACTGAACAACCGCTACCGACTGTCGATGGACGAATATGAGAAGGTTCTCCACAGCAGCAGCACCGTTAAATTTGGCACCCGCAATGTCAAGCTGGACTTGAACCTGATCCCGGGCGCCCTCGCTTCCGGGCAAGCCGGACAGCGCCTGTATCTGGAAGAGATCTCAGAATTCCATCGAGAATACCGGTGGTGCTGA
- a CDS encoding acyl carrier protein codes for MTKQEIFEVVVRNTREVLPELEGHTFQPTDQLANLGANSVDRAEIVMIIIEELDLKIPLVELSTAKNIGELVEVLYGKLRTA; via the coding sequence ATGACCAAACAAGAGATCTTTGAAGTCGTCGTCCGCAATACCCGTGAAGTGCTCCCGGAGCTGGAAGGTCACACCTTCCAGCCGACTGACCAACTGGCCAATCTTGGCGCGAATTCGGTGGATCGCGCGGAGATCGTCATGATCATCATCGAAGAGCTGGACCTGAAGATCCCGCTTGTCGAGCTGTCCACAGCGAAAAACATCGGTGAACTGGTCGAGGTCCTCTATGGCAAGCTCCGGACCGCCTGA
- a CDS encoding enoyl-CoA hydratase/isomerase: MNTAAYETIRVRMQGPVCFLQFNRPEAKNTINERLVYECRQVIDHCREQASILVLEGLPDVFCFGADFQELHEKKASGQSLDPSPEPLYDLWLDLATGPFITISHVRGKVNAGGVGFVAACDIVLADETAEFSLSELLFGLLPACVLPFLIRRIGFQKANYLTLMTQPINVRQAVEWGLVDACDAESETLLRKHLMRLRYVPRRGIERYKRLMNSLQDGLHRAKPLALEANREVFADPRNQELIFRYIETGQFPWES, from the coding sequence ATGAACACAGCCGCCTACGAGACGATCCGGGTGCGGATGCAAGGCCCGGTGTGCTTTTTGCAGTTCAACCGTCCCGAGGCGAAGAACACGATCAACGAGCGCTTGGTGTACGAGTGTCGCCAGGTGATCGATCACTGCCGGGAACAGGCTTCGATCCTCGTGCTGGAGGGGTTGCCGGACGTGTTCTGCTTCGGGGCCGATTTTCAAGAGCTGCATGAGAAAAAGGCGAGCGGGCAGAGCCTCGATCCGTCACCGGAGCCGCTGTACGACCTATGGCTCGATCTGGCGACTGGCCCGTTTATCACCATCTCGCACGTTCGCGGCAAGGTCAACGCAGGCGGCGTCGGGTTTGTCGCCGCCTGCGATATCGTGCTGGCGGATGAAACGGCGGAGTTCTCCTTGTCCGAATTGCTCTTCGGACTTCTGCCGGCATGCGTGCTGCCGTTTTTGATCCGGCGGATCGGTTTTCAGAAGGCGAACTATCTGACGCTGATGACGCAGCCGATCAACGTCAGACAAGCCGTGGAGTGGGGGCTTGTCGATGCCTGTGATGCAGAGAGCGAGACCTTGCTTCGCAAGCATCTCATGCGGCTGCGCTATGTGCCGAGGCGCGGCATCGAGCGATACAAGCGCTTGATGAACAGCTTGCAGGATGGTCTGCACCGCGCCAAGCCGTTGGCGCTCGAAGCGAACCGGGAAGTGTTTGCAGATCCGCGCAACCAAGAGCTGATTTTCCGTTATATCGAAACGGGGCAATTCCCGTGGGAGAGCTGA
- a CDS encoding beta-ketoacyl synthase N-terminal-like domain-containing protein: MASSGPPELLITGLGVTSAIGQGKLDFTSALLAGRHAFGVMQRPGRQKGTSFLGAEVPSLSLPERFTKRLLRTLSFSGQVALATLQEAWDEAQLSTVDPSRIGLVVGGSNLQQRELLQAHESYRDQLDFLRPTYGLSFLDSDLSGLCTEQFGIRGFGYTIGGASASGQLAVLQAAEAVRSGQVDVCLAMGGLMDLSYMELQGLRALGAMGSDRYADDPARACRPFDKGRDGFIYGEGCGVIVIERAEHAIQRQVRPYASVVGWGLAMDANRNPNPSCEGEVRVIRLALERAGLSPEEIDYINPHGTGSGIGDETELQALRECGLLAARINATKSITGHGLTAAGAVEIVTTLLQMRASQLHPTRNLEDPMDVEFNWVRGEAEPHDMYRALNLSMGFGGVNTAICLQRV; the protein is encoded by the coding sequence ATGGCAAGCTCCGGACCGCCTGAGTTGCTCATCACGGGCCTTGGCGTCACCTCGGCCATCGGGCAGGGCAAGTTGGATTTTACCTCCGCTCTGCTGGCAGGCCGCCATGCGTTCGGCGTGATGCAACGCCCAGGCAGACAAAAAGGAACCTCCTTTCTCGGAGCGGAGGTTCCTTCTTTGTCTCTTCCGGAGCGTTTTACCAAACGGCTGTTGCGTACGCTCTCTTTTTCCGGGCAAGTGGCGCTGGCCACCTTGCAAGAGGCTTGGGACGAAGCGCAGCTCAGTACGGTCGACCCGTCCCGAATCGGCCTTGTGGTAGGCGGCTCCAACCTACAGCAGCGCGAACTGCTGCAAGCGCATGAATCCTACCGGGACCAGCTCGACTTTCTGCGTCCGACCTACGGACTCTCTTTTCTGGACAGCGACCTGAGCGGCCTGTGTACCGAACAGTTTGGCATACGCGGGTTCGGCTACACGATCGGCGGGGCTTCGGCCAGCGGACAGTTGGCGGTCTTACAGGCCGCTGAAGCGGTTCGTTCGGGACAAGTTGATGTCTGCCTCGCGATGGGAGGCTTGATGGATCTGTCCTACATGGAGCTTCAGGGATTACGAGCACTCGGCGCGATGGGAAGCGACCGCTATGCGGACGACCCAGCTCGGGCATGCCGTCCGTTTGACAAGGGACGCGACGGGTTCATTTACGGGGAAGGATGCGGCGTCATCGTGATCGAACGGGCCGAACATGCGATCCAACGGCAGGTACGACCCTACGCGAGCGTGGTCGGATGGGGCCTGGCGATGGATGCCAACCGCAACCCGAACCCCTCGTGCGAGGGGGAGGTTCGAGTGATTCGACTAGCGCTGGAACGAGCGGGCCTGTCACCCGAGGAGATCGACTACATCAACCCGCATGGAACGGGATCGGGGATCGGCGATGAGACCGAATTGCAGGCTCTGCGCGAATGCGGGCTGCTTGCGGCGCGCATCAACGCCACCAAGTCGATCACGGGCCACGGGCTGACGGCGGCCGGCGCTGTGGAGATCGTCACAACGCTGCTGCAGATGAGAGCGTCTCAGCTGCATCCGACCCGCAACTTGGAGGACCCGATGGACGTCGAGTTCAACTGGGTGCGTGGAGAAGCGGAGCCGCATGACATGTACAGAGCCCTGAACCTGAGCATGGGATTTGGCGGCGTTAACACCGCCATTTGTTTACAACGAGTATGA